Part of the Borrelia hispanica CRI genome is shown below.
AAATGTATTTTTTTGATTATCTGCATTTTCTCCTGTGCACTTTGCAAGTTCTGATTGAATGTGATCAAGAGCATCTTTTATTTTAGATTCGTCTTCATTTAAAAATTTATTGAGTTCAGATTCACTACCCAAAGCTTCTTTTAAAAAATCTAGACCCTGTTTTTGACTTTCACTTAATTTTTCTCTCAAGTCTTCTTCAGGTGTTTTTTGTGCTTCTACTTGTTGTTCTAAGTCTCTTTTGTTTCTACCCTTAATTCCTTTATTTGTAT
Proteins encoded:
- a CDS encoding Mlp family lipoprotein; this encodes MKITNFTLILLLLMSSCEQDNNTNKGIKGRNKRDLEQQVEAQKTPEEDLREKLSESQKQGLDFLKEALGSESELNKFLNEDESKIKDALDHIQSELAKCTGENADNQKNTFKQVVKGALGGGLDKFTEQAASTCNQNAQ